From one Trifolium pratense cultivar HEN17-A07 linkage group LG1, ARS_RC_1.1, whole genome shotgun sequence genomic stretch:
- the LOC123895853 gene encoding uncharacterized protein LOC123895853 encodes MLSPSSKLLQAQYSDRWRWQPDPDTGYTVRGVYQLLTTRDSVTLDEADHLVWHPQVPLKVSIFAWRLLRDRLPTKTNLVTRGILSSSAQVCVAGCGEAESAHHLFISCEFFWFSLGFGVHVD; translated from the exons ATGCTCTctccttcttcaaagctccttcag GCACAATATTCAGATAGGTGGCGGTGGCAGCCAGATCCTGACACAGGTTACACTGTTCGAGGAGTTTACCAGCTTTTGACTACTCGCGATTCAGTTACTTTGGATGAGGCAGATCATCTTGTTTGGCAtcctcaggttcctttgaaggtatCCATCTTTGCGTGGCGTCTACTTCGCGATAGGTTACCTACAAAGACAAATCTGGTTACTCGAGGCATCTTATCTTCTTCAGCACAGGTGTGCGTAGCTGGTTGTGGGGAGGCAGAGTCGGCTCATCATTTATTCATCTCTTGTGAGTttttttggttctctttgggctTTGGTGTGCACGTGGATTGA
- the LOC123903215 gene encoding cytochrome P450 94C1-like, with the protein MDQLYPIATNASLVFSLITLIIALILIIFFSTTFSSLTCFHKFMSSSVFCNCEICQAYLTSSWSKDFNNLCDWYTHLLKKSPTKTIHIHVLQNIITANHENVEYILKTKFENYPKGKPFSTILGDFLGRGIFNVDGDLWKFQKKMVSLELNKHSIRSFAFEVVNNEIQLRLIPLLQIQSEVALDLQDVFKRFSFDSICRFSFGLDPKCLEKSLPMSDFAISFDLASKLSAERAMVVSPIIWKIKRFFNMGSEKELKKSITMINMLAKVVIKQKRKMGLQDHKDLLSRFMSTTIHDDMFLRDIVISFLLAGRDTVASSLTSFFWLLAKNPEVESEILLEAERVIGPYDKNNNNNLGVTNFEQLSKLHYLHAAAHESMRLYPPIQFDSKFCLVDDVLMDGTKVKNGTRVTYHPYAMGRLEELWGQDCLEFKPQRWLKDGIFQPQNQFKYPIFQAGLRVCIGKEMALMELKSVAICLLRKFHIELADTPMFHGNHPRFSPGLTATFAFGLPVFVHERGTN; encoded by the coding sequence ATGGATCAACTTTATCCTATAGCTACTAATGCTTCTCTAGTTTTTTCACTCATCACTTTGATCATCGccttaatattaataattttttttagtacaacTTTTTCATCTCTCACATGTTTTCACAAATTTATGAGTAGTAGTGTCTTTTGTAATTGTGAAATTTGCCAAGCTTATCTCACTTCAAGTTGGTCAAAAGATTTCAACAATCTTTGTGATTGGTATACTCATCTCCTAAAAAAATCACCAACAAAAACCATTCATATACACGTCCTACAAAACATAATCACCGCAAATCATGAAAACGTTGAGTACATACTCAAAACAAAATTCGAAAACTACCCAAAAGGAAAACCCTTTTCAACAATCCTAGGTGATTTTCTTGGTCGTGGTATTTTCAACGTGGATGGCGATTTATGGAAATTTCAAAAGAAGATGGTAAGTTTAGAGCTCAATAAACACTCCATAAGATCTTTTGCCTTTGAAGTTGTAAACAATGAAATCCAACTTCGTCTCATCCCTCTACTTCAAATCCAAAGCGAAGTCGCTTTGGATTTACAAGACGTTTTCAAAAGATTTTCTTTTGATAGTATTTGTAGATTTTCTTTTGGTTTAGACCCTAAGTGTTTAGAAAAATCCTTACCCATGTCAGATTTCGCTATTTCATTCGATTTAGCATCAAAATTATCCGCGGAAAGAGCTATGGTTGTGTCACCAATAATTTGGAAGATCAAAAGATTTTTCAACATGGGTAGTGAAAAAGAGCTCAAAAAAagtataaccatgattaatatGTTAGCCAAAGTTGTTAtaaagcaaaaaagaaaaatgggaTTACAAGATCACAAAGATTTGTTATCAAGATTCATGAGTACTACAATTCATGATGACATGTTTCTTAGAGACATAGTCATAAGTTTCTTATTGGCCGGTCGCGACACCGTCGCATCATCACTCACAAGTTTCTTTTGGCTGTTAGCGAAAAATCCGGAAGTTGAGTCAGAAATTTTGTTAGAGGCAGAAAGAGTAATTGGACcatatgataaaaataataataataacttagGTGTGACAAATTTTGAACAACTTAGTAAATTGCATTATTTACATGCAGCAGCACATGAAAGTATGAGACTTTATCCACCAATCCAATTTGATTCAAAGTTTTGTTTGGTGGATGATGTTTTAATGGATGGTACAAAAGTGAAGAATGGTACTAGGGTTACATATCATCCATATGCAATGGGTAGGTTAGAGGAATTGTGGGGTCAAGATTGTTTAGAGTTTAAGCCACAAAGGTGGTTGAAAGATGGTATTTTTCAACCTCAAAATCAATTCAAGTACCCTATTTTTCAAGCTGGATTAAGGGTTTGTATTGGTAAAGAAATGGCTTTAATGGAACTTAAAAGTGTGGCAATTTGTTTACTTAGAAAGTTTCATATTGAATTGGCAGATACTCCAATGTTTCATGGTAATCATCCGAGATTCTCTCCTGGACTCACTGCCACTTTTGCTTTTGGTCTTCCTGTGTTTGTTCATGAAAGAGGAACCAATTAA